ACGCAGCGAATCCCCAGGAGCGTACACGAGTACGTGACTGGGGTGAGCGAGGAAAACCAACGCACATGCAGCTTGAAGTATGACGGGTATTACGAGGTAAGAACATGTTGCTTAGCATAATCACCGTTGCGTTTCGTAACCTCGAAGGGATAGTCAAAACACACGCCTCGCTGGCGCATCTGGCGCAGGCTGACGATATCAGCTTCGAATGGATTGTTGTCGATGGCGGTTCCAATGACGGCACCCGTGAGTATCTGGAAAATCTCAATGGTATCTATAACCTACGCTTTGTCAGTGAACCAGATAAGGGCATCTACGACGCCATGAACAAAGGCATTGCGATGGCACAAGGCAAGTTTGCGCTGTTTCTCAACTCGGGCGATATTTTTCATCAGGATGCCGCAAATTTTGTCCGTAGATTAAAAATGCAAAAAGATAACGTGATGATCACCGGCGATGCACTGCTGGATTTTGGCGACGGGCATAAAATTAAACGTCGCGCTAAACCGGGTTGGTATATTTATCACAGCCTGCCCGCCAGCCATCAGGCGATATTTTTTCCGGTATCCGGTTTGAAAAAATGGCGTTATGACCTGGAATATAAAGTTTCTTCCGATTATGCGCTGGCGGCCAAAATGTATAAAGCCGGTTATGCATTTAAAAATCTCAATGGCCTGGTGTCTGAATTTTCTATGGGTGGGGTATCTACCACCAATAATATGGAATTGTGTGCTGACGCGAAAAAAGTCCAACGGCAAATATTACATGTACCTGGCTTCTGGGCTGAATTATCCTGGCATTTACGCCAGCGCACGACGGGTAAGACTAAAGCCTTATATAACAAAGTCTGAATATAAGGAATACCAATGCAAGATTTAAGCGGTTTCTCGGTGCCGAAAGGGTTCCGGGGCGGCAACGCTATTAAAGTGCAATTGTGGTGGGCAGTACAGGCAACATTATTTGCCTGGTCGCCACAAGTATTGTATCGCTGGCGGGCATTTTTATTACGTTTATTCGGCGCAAAAATAGGAAAAAACGTAGTTATTCGTCCGTCAGTAAAAATTACCTATCCGTGGAAATTAACCTTAGGTGATTACGCGTGGGTCGGTGATGAGGTCAATTTATATACCCTCGGTGAAATAACCATTGGCGCACATTCGGTGATATCGCAAAAAAGTTATTTATGCACCGGGAGCCACGACCATGCAAGCCGACATTTCACCATAAACGCCACGCCCATTGTGATTGGCGAGAAATGCTGGCTGGCAACCGATGTTTTTGTTGCTCCTGGCGTCACGATCGGCGACGGCACCGTCGTGGGTGCGCGAAGCAGTGTTTTTAAATCGCTTCCGGCAAATAGAGTTTGCCGGGGGAATCCCGCAGTGGTGATACGCGAACGCGTTGAAACTGAATAAATTCAAAAAATACAGAGGAATAAGACATGTCAAAAGTCGCTCTCATCACCGGTGT
The nucleotide sequence above comes from Escherichia coli. Encoded proteins:
- the wcaE gene encoding colanic acid biosynthesis glycosyltransferase WcaE translates to MLLSIITVAFRNLEGIVKTHASLAHLAQADDISFEWIVVDGGSNDGTREYLENLNGIYNLRFVSEPDKGIYDAMNKGIAMAQGKFALFLNSGDIFHQDAANFVRRLKMQKDNVMITGDALLDFGDGHKIKRRAKPGWYIYHSLPASHQAIFFPVSGLKKWRYDLEYKVSSDYALAAKMYKAGYAFKNLNGLVSEFSMGGVSTTNNMELCADAKKVQRQILHVPGFWAELSWHLRQRTTGKTKALYNKV
- the wcaF gene encoding colanic acid biosynthesis acetyltransferase WcaF; protein product: MQDLSGFSVPKGFRGGNAIKVQLWWAVQATLFAWSPQVLYRWRAFLLRLFGAKIGKNVVIRPSVKITYPWKLTLGDYAWVGDEVNLYTLGEITIGAHSVISQKSYLCTGSHDHASRHFTINATPIVIGEKCWLATDVFVAPGVTIGDGTVVGARSSVFKSLPANRVCRGNPAVVIRERVETE